In the genome of Desulfovibrio desulfuricans, one region contains:
- the mgtA gene encoding magnesium-translocating P-type ATPase has translation MVLRSSLPHGMTAPFGRFFSSRKGHGVASPSVADLVRQAAVRMLDAARVDPDEALQSFSSSPDGLSRHQVHGMRHKFGANIIASKGKDSLPKRLVTSFINPFSVVLLLLACISFFTDYLLVAADEKDLTAVIIVAVMVCISGVLHFVQESRSGNAVARLESLVKTTIEVVREGEGKELPITSLVVGDVVRLAAGDMIPADMRILRAKDLFVSQSSLTGESEPVEKFPHALPADVAATSPLDCNNLAFMGSNVVSGAAYGLVLAVGGATLFGSLARQIAATSAPTSFEKGVNSVSWLLLRFMACMTPVVLFVNGFSKGDWVEAGLFALSVAVGLTPEMLPTVVSANLVRGAVFMARKKVIARRLNAIQNLGAMDVLCTDKTGTLTQDRIVLEYSLDIHGTEDARVLRHAFLNSWFQTGLKNLLDAAIVNHADELSMQPLRKEYRLVDEIPFDFSRRRMSVVVADTTGKTQIITKGALEEMLTVCAYAEYHGQVEPLTPELQSEILERVRRYNSDGLRVVGVAHKTMSAPGGVFSVADEKDMVLLGYLAFLDPPKDSASRALAALSEHGVRVKVLTGDNDAVTRSVCRQVGLPGKNILLGADIEGMDDAALKEAVEKADIFAKLSPRQKARIVTCLRGNGHVVGFMGDGINDAPAMKNADVGISVDSAVDVARESAGVILLEKDLTVLEAGVMEGRRTYANIIKYIKITVSSNFGNMFSVLAASVFLPFLPMTPLQILVLNLLYDVSCTAMPWDNVDEDFLRSPRTWDTDSIRRFMFWLGPTSSIFDLATFALLFWVICPAVVAMPAGGWHAMSGADQASFAALFQAGWFVESLWTQTMVIHMLRTPGIPLLQSRAAWQVTLLTGLGVAVGTAIPFTRLGQGLDMGALPAAYFPWLAAVLAGYLALATLVKRLFMRRYNTWL, from the coding sequence ATGGTTCTGCGCTCTTCTTTGCCGCATGGCATGACCGCGCCGTTTGGCCGGTTTTTTTCCTCCCGTAAAGGGCACGGCGTCGCTTCGCCGTCTGTCGCGGATCTGGTGCGCCAGGCCGCAGTCCGCATGCTTGACGCCGCACGTGTTGATCCCGACGAGGCGCTGCAGTCGTTCAGTTCTTCGCCTGACGGGCTCTCGCGGCATCAGGTGCATGGCATGCGCCACAAGTTCGGCGCCAACATCATCGCATCCAAGGGCAAGGACAGCCTGCCCAAACGCCTGGTTACCTCGTTTATCAACCCCTTCAGCGTTGTACTGCTGCTGTTGGCCTGCATCTCGTTTTTTACCGATTACCTGCTGGTCGCCGCGGATGAAAAAGACCTCACCGCCGTCATCATTGTGGCGGTCATGGTCTGCATCAGCGGCGTGCTGCATTTTGTGCAGGAATCCCGCTCAGGCAACGCCGTGGCCCGCCTTGAATCGTTGGTCAAGACAACCATAGAGGTCGTGCGCGAGGGCGAGGGCAAGGAGCTGCCCATCACCTCGCTGGTGGTGGGCGACGTGGTGCGCCTGGCCGCAGGCGACATGATACCTGCCGACATGCGCATTTTGCGGGCCAAAGACCTTTTTGTCAGCCAGTCGTCACTCACGGGCGAGAGCGAACCGGTGGAAAAATTTCCCCACGCCCTGCCTGCCGACGTGGCGGCAACTTCGCCGCTGGACTGCAACAACCTGGCCTTCATGGGCAGCAACGTGGTCAGCGGCGCAGCTTACGGTCTTGTGCTGGCTGTGGGCGGCGCAACGCTTTTTGGCTCGCTGGCCCGCCAGATCGCCGCCACCTCCGCGCCCACCAGCTTTGAAAAAGGGGTCAACTCCGTTTCGTGGCTGCTGCTGCGCTTTATGGCCTGCATGACTCCGGTGGTTCTGTTCGTCAACGGCTTTTCCAAGGGCGACTGGGTGGAGGCGGGGCTTTTTGCCCTTTCCGTGGCTGTGGGGCTGACCCCCGAAATGCTGCCCACGGTGGTCTCGGCCAATCTGGTGCGCGGCGCCGTGTTTATGGCCCGCAAAAAGGTCATTGCCCGCAGGCTTAACGCCATCCAGAATCTGGGCGCCATGGACGTGCTGTGCACCGACAAGACGGGCACGCTCACCCAGGACAGGATTGTGCTCGAATATTCGCTCGACATCCACGGCACGGAAGACGCCCGCGTGCTGCGACACGCCTTTTTGAACAGCTGGTTTCAGACCGGCCTCAAAAACCTGCTGGACGCGGCCATTGTCAATCACGCCGACGAGCTGAGCATGCAGCCCCTGCGCAAGGAATACCGGCTGGTGGACGAAATACCCTTTGATTTCAGCCGCCGCCGCATGAGCGTGGTTGTGGCCGACACCACGGGTAAAACCCAGATCATCACCAAGGGCGCGCTGGAAGAAATGCTGACCGTCTGCGCCTATGCCGAATACCACGGGCAGGTGGAGCCGCTCACCCCTGAGCTGCAGAGCGAAATACTGGAGCGCGTGCGCCGCTACAACAGCGACGGCCTGCGCGTGGTGGGCGTGGCGCACAAAACCATGTCCGCGCCGGGCGGCGTTTTTTCTGTAGCGGACGAAAAAGACATGGTGCTGCTTGGCTATCTGGCTTTTCTTGATCCGCCCAAGGATTCTGCCTCAAGGGCTCTGGCCGCCCTCAGCGAGCACGGCGTACGCGTCAAGGTGCTCACCGGCGACAACGACGCCGTGACCCGCAGCGTGTGCCGTCAGGTGGGCCTGCCCGGCAAAAACATTCTGCTGGGTGCGGACATTGAGGGCATGGACGATGCGGCGCTCAAGGAAGCGGTGGAAAAAGCCGACATCTTCGCCAAACTGAGCCCGCGCCAGAAGGCCCGCATAGTGACCTGCCTGCGCGGCAACGGTCATGTGGTAGGATTCATGGGCGACGGCATCAACGACGCCCCGGCCATGAAAAACGCTGACGTGGGTATTTCGGTCGATTCCGCCGTGGACGTGGCCCGCGAATCAGCCGGGGTCATTTTGCTGGAAAAAGACCTCACCGTACTTGAGGCCGGGGTTATGGAAGGTCGCCGCACCTATGCCAATATTATAAAATATATTAAGATTACTGTAAGTTCCAACTTCGGCAACATGTTTTCGGTGCTGGCGGCCAGCGTGTTCTTGCCGTTTTTGCCCATGACGCCGCTGCAGATTCTGGTGCTCAACCTGCTGTACGATGTTTCGTGCACGGCCATGCCCTGGGACAACGTGGACGAGGACTTTTTGCGCAGCCCCCGCACATGGGACACGGACAGCATACGGCGCTTCATGTTCTGGCTGGGACCCACCAGTTCGATCTTTGACCTCGCAACCTTTGCCCTGCTGTTCTGGGTTATCTGCCCGGCGGTGGTTGCCATGCCCGCAGGCGGCTGGCACGCCATGAGCGGAGCCGATCAGGCCAGCTTTGCCGCCCTGTTTCAGGCGGGCTGGTTTGTGGAATCACTGTGGACGCAGACCATGGTCATCCACATGCTGCGCACGCCCGGCATCCCCCTGCTGCAAAGCCGCGCCGCATGGCAGGTAACCCTGCTCACGGGCCTTGGCGTTGCGGTGGGTACGGCCATTCCCTTTACCAGGCTGGGTCAGGGGCTGGATATGGGCGCGCTGCCCGCCGCCTATTTTCCCTGGCTGGCCGCCGTGCTGGCGGGCTACCTGGCCCTTGCCACGCTGGTCAAGCGACTGTTTATGCGCCGCTACAACACCTGGCTGTAG